In Papio anubis isolate 15944 unplaced genomic scaffold, Panubis1.0 scaffold1427, whole genome shotgun sequence, a genomic segment contains:
- the NAP1L2 gene encoding nucleosome assembly protein 1-like 2 yields MAESANHKELSESSQQEAGNQIMVEGPGEHPERGEDAAAGLGDDGKCGEEAAAGLGEEGENGEDTAAGSGEDGEKGEDTDKDSDPDRPKGLIGYVLDTDFVESLPVKVKYRVLALKKLQTRAANLESKFLREFHDIERKFAEMYQPLLEKRRQIINAIYEPTEEECEYKSDSEDYDDEEMCDEEMYGNEEGMVHEYVDEDDGYEDYYYDYAVEEEEEEEDEDDIEATGEENKEEEDPKGIPDFWLTVLKNVDTLTPLIKKYDEPILKLLTDIKVKLSDPGEPLSFTLEFHFKPNEYFKNELLTKTYVLKSKLAYYDPHPYRGTAIEYSTGCEIDWNEGKNVTLKTIKKKQKHRIWGTIRTVTEDFPKDSFFNFFSPHGITSNGRDGNDDFLLGHNLRTYIIPRSVLFFSGDALESQQEGVVREVNDAIYDKIIYDNWMAAIEEVKACCKNLEALVEDIDR; encoded by the coding sequence ATGGCCGAGTCAGCGAACCACAAGGAGCTGTCAGAATCCAGTCAACAAGAGGCTGGTAATCAGATAATGGTGGAAGGGCCCGGGGAACATCCGGAGCGCGGTGAAGATGCCGCTGCTGGGCTTGGAGATGATGGGAAGTGCGGTGAAGAAGCCGCAGCTGGGCTCGGGGAAGAAGGGGAAAATGGTGAAGATACTGCGGCTGGGTCCggggaagatggggaaaaagGTGAAGATACTGATAAGGACTCAGACCCAGACCGTCCAAAAGGACTTATCGGTTATGTTTTAGATACAGACTTTGTTGAAAGTCTACCTGTGAAAGTTAAGTACCGTGTGTTAGCCCTTAAAAAGCTTCAAACTAGAGCGGCCAATTTAGAATCCAAATTCCTGAGGGAATTTCATGACATTGAAAGAAAGTTTGCTGAAATGTACCAACCCTTACTGGAAAAAAGACGTCAGATCATCAATGCAATCTATGAACCTACAGAAGAGGAATGTGAATATAAATCAGACTCTGAGGACTATGATGATGAGGAAATGTGTGATGAAGAGATGTATGGTAATGAGGAGGGTATGGTACATGAGTATGTGGATGAGGATGATGGTTATGAGGACTATTATTATGATTATGCtgttgaggaggaggaggaggaggaggatgaggatgacATTGAGGCTACTggagaagagaataaagaagaggAGGATCCTAAGGGAATTCCTGATTTTTGGCTGACTGTTTTAAAAAACGTTGATACTCTCACTCCTTTGATTAAGAAATATGATGAGCCTATTCTGAAGCTCCTGACAGATATTAAAGTTAAGCTTTCAGATCCTGGCGAGCCCCTCAGTTTCACACTAGAATTTCACTTCAAACCCaatgaatatttcaaaaatgagttGTTGACAAAGACCTATGTACTGAAGTCAAAGCTAGCATATTATGATCCCCATCCCTATAGGGGAACTGCGATTGAGTATTCCACAGGCTGTGAGATAGAttggaatgaaggaaagaatgtcACTTTGAAAACcatcaagaagaaacagaaacatcGAATCTGGGGAACGATCCGAACTGTAACTGAAGATTTTCCCAAggattcatttttcaattttttctctcCTCACGGAATCACCTCAAATGGAAGGGATGGAAATGATGATTTTTTACTTGGTCACAATTTACGTACTTACATAATTCCAAGATCAGTATTATTTTTCTCAGGTGATGCACTTGAATCTCAGCAGGAGGGGGTAGTTAGAGAAGTTAATGATGCAATTTATGACAAAATTATTTATGATAATTGGATGGCTGCAATTGAGGAAGTTAAAGCTTGTTGCAAAAACCTTGAGGCATTAGTAGAAGACATTGATCGTTAG